The Nostoc commune NIES-4072 genome includes a window with the following:
- a CDS encoding PEP-CTERM sorting domain-containing protein yields the protein MFRSHSGGANCFLQGLTPDVDFELDSGSNWNLVVDFGIAFDAPRYTLERTSSSEISLTGEVGRAGTYIYQDSAANITLSSSSTSVPEPTSLLGLLFGVGAIAVSKKVSETKSEA from the coding sequence ATGTTTAGGAGTCATTCAGGAGGTGCAAACTGTTTTTTGCAGGGGTTAACCCCAGATGTCGATTTTGAGCTTGATTCTGGGTCGAATTGGAATTTAGTAGTTGATTTTGGCATTGCTTTTGATGCTCCAAGATATACCCTAGAAAGAACTTCAAGCTCTGAAATTAGCTTGACGGGTGAAGTCGGACGGGCAGGAACATACATCTATCAAGATTCTGCTGCCAATATTACCTTGAGTTCTTCATCTACATCAGTACCAGAACCTACTTCCCTACTAGGTCTATTGTTTGGAGTTGGTGCAATTGCTGTCTCTAAAAAAGTTAGTGAGACGAAATCTGAAGCATGA
- a CDS encoding plasmid replication protein, CyRepA1 family — protein sequence MADKKYYRLQNFLAIALGGKVCDLLTVSYTTFFDDRKTFRSTDIELGGWWCSGVDPLNEYALMMWGCFKPDHPRRDRQKIHKFIKYEHPFREETRAFFLLVPNRIWVKVSNRSGIPITEEDLQHPGGFWHWVWRHNVPVTIVEGVKKAGALLTAGYAAIAIPGVNAGYRTPQDEYGTAVGKPSLIPDLKHFATQGRQVNICFDQDNKPETVQRVRTAISRMGRLLVNEGCSLRVIDLPLGAEKGVDDFIVAHGQSAFDALYNTAVALELWEIKLFTLLTYPPSIAQNLRFLDHLLVPEGEKLIILKAPKGTGKTQWLSTEVAKAHDQGRRVLIITHRIQLGEALCDRFGVNYVTEVHGSETGDLLGYGVCVDSLHQHSQARFNPNDWSNDVIIIDECDQVFWHLLNSGTEVAKRRVSVLKNLKQLVQNVLGSEHGKIYLSSADVSDTDVKYVLSLAGEYRVNPFVIVNNYRHVAGNCYNYSGSNPKNLIAALDKAISIGGHHLLCCSAQKAKSKWGTQALEERFRRKFPHLRILRIDSESVADPSHAAMGFISHLNEILTEYDLVIASPSLETGVSIDIEGHFDAVWGIFQGVQPVNSVRQMLARVRETVDRHIWVREWGMSVVGNGSTTIGGLLRSQHVATRANIALLSAADNADLSYIDQNFQPESLQTWGKRGSVINVEMRRYRESVLGGLVEDGYIIIDANDADNDESGAVIESVKAASQELYTAECEA from the coding sequence GTGGCTGATAAAAAGTATTACAGACTACAAAATTTTCTAGCGATCGCTCTTGGGGGAAAAGTTTGTGATCTACTGACTGTATCATACACTACTTTTTTTGACGATCGCAAAACTTTTCGGTCTACTGACATTGAACTAGGCGGCTGGTGGTGCAGTGGCGTTGACCCCCTCAACGAATACGCGCTAATGATGTGGGGCTGCTTCAAACCCGACCATCCCCGACGTGACCGCCAGAAAATTCACAAATTCATCAAGTACGAACACCCATTCAGAGAAGAGACACGCGCTTTCTTCCTTTTAGTGCCGAATCGCATCTGGGTGAAAGTCTCTAATCGTAGCGGCATCCCCATCACTGAAGAAGACTTGCAGCACCCTGGCGGTTTCTGGCATTGGGTTTGGCGGCACAACGTACCAGTGACAATCGTGGAAGGTGTCAAAAAAGCAGGGGCATTACTGACTGCTGGTTATGCTGCGATCGCAATTCCTGGCGTTAACGCTGGATACCGCACACCCCAAGATGAGTACGGTACTGCTGTTGGTAAACCCTCTCTGATTCCCGACTTGAAACATTTCGCAACACAGGGGAGACAGGTTAACATTTGTTTTGACCAGGACAATAAACCTGAAACAGTCCAACGGGTGAGAACCGCTATCAGTCGCATGGGACGGCTGCTGGTAAATGAGGGGTGTTCGCTGCGGGTGATTGATTTACCGTTAGGGGCAGAAAAAGGGGTTGATGATTTTATCGTTGCTCATGGTCAGTCGGCATTTGACGCACTCTACAACACCGCCGTTGCACTGGAGTTATGGGAAATTAAGCTGTTCACTCTGCTGACTTATCCCCCTTCAATCGCACAAAACCTTCGATTCTTGGATCACTTGCTTGTACCAGAGGGTGAAAAACTGATTATTCTCAAAGCTCCCAAAGGTACTGGTAAAACCCAATGGCTGTCTACTGAGGTGGCGAAGGCGCATGATCAGGGGCGTAGAGTATTAATCATCACCCATCGCATCCAATTAGGTGAGGCATTATGCGATCGCTTTGGAGTGAATTATGTCACAGAAGTTCACGGCTCCGAAACAGGGGATTTGTTAGGATACGGTGTATGTGTTGATTCGTTGCATCAGCACAGTCAAGCGCGATTCAATCCCAATGATTGGTCAAATGATGTAATTATTATTGATGAATGTGACCAAGTATTCTGGCATTTACTTAACTCTGGTACGGAGGTTGCTAAACGTCGGGTATCGGTTCTAAAAAACCTGAAACAACTGGTACAAAATGTTCTCGGTAGCGAACACGGCAAGATTTACCTTTCTTCTGCCGATGTGTCAGATACTGATGTAAAGTATGTTTTATCACTCGCTGGTGAATATCGGGTTAACCCGTTTGTAATAGTCAACAACTATCGGCACGTAGCCGGTAACTGTTACAACTATTCTGGCAGTAACCCCAAGAATCTCATCGCTGCACTAGACAAAGCGATATCCATTGGGGGGCATCATCTATTGTGCTGTTCTGCTCAAAAAGCCAAATCTAAATGGGGAACCCAGGCACTTGAAGAACGTTTTCGTCGCAAATTCCCTCACTTACGAATACTGAGAATTGACAGCGAATCTGTTGCAGACCCCTCTCATGCTGCTATGGGGTTTATTTCTCACCTGAACGAAATTCTGACCGAGTATGATTTAGTTATCGCCTCACCCAGTCTTGAAACTGGGGTATCCATCGACATTGAAGGACACTTTGATGCTGTTTGGGGAATTTTTCAGGGAGTGCAGCCGGTTAACTCGGTGCGGCAGATGTTGGCACGGGTTAGGGAGACAGTTGACCGTCACATTTGGGTTAGAGAGTGGGGGATGTCGGTTGTGGGCAATGGCTCTACAACGATAGGAGGATTGCTGAGAAGTCAACACGTCGCAACGAGGGCTAACATTGCGCTTTTGTCGGCGGCGGATAATGCGGATTTGAGCTATATTGATCAGAATTTTCAGCCCGAATCCTTACAGACCTGGGGCAAGCGCGGTTCTGTGATTAATGTGGAGATGCGACGTTATCGGGAATCAGTGCTTGGGGGATTGGTCGAAGATGGATACATTATTATAGATGCCAACGATGCTGATAATGATGAGAGCGGGGCTGTAATCGAGTCAGTTAAAGCGGCTAGTCAGGAATTGTATACTGCGGAGTGTGAAGCGTAG
- a CDS encoding DUF4351 domain-containing protein, which produces MTRFVHDEFAKDYLEELLKPYGEVKSSSKISGEIKEIDVLFTPSVQQNSNLELLGLLGRFTEFPAILEPFRNAASSDEICDCIQKLLEVKALLRRDAKANKTRLQESDIPKLWVLSPTASPALLSSFNVNQKSGWLPGVYFLGDALRTAIVAIHQLPQTPETLWLRILGRGSVQSQAIVELSALPLNHPYKQATLELVYNLRENLRINQNLESDDRELIMRLEPLYQQDRERAKLEGKQEGRQEGKEEGKQEGRQEGQQDLIIRQLNRGLGEIDASLIERVRGLSIEQLWDMESDVVSVTGVVVLILLLTDTNSL; this is translated from the coding sequence ATGACTCGATTTGTACATGACGAATTTGCCAAAGACTATCTTGAAGAACTGTTAAAACCTTATGGGGAAGTAAAGTCATCATCAAAAATCTCAGGAGAGATCAAAGAAATTGATGTGTTATTTACTCCTTCAGTACAGCAGAACTCTAATTTAGAACTGTTAGGGTTACTTGGAAGATTTACAGAGTTTCCAGCAATATTAGAACCATTTCGCAATGCAGCTTCTAGTGATGAAATTTGTGATTGTATTCAAAAATTATTAGAAGTAAAAGCTCTCTTGCGGCGAGACGCTAAAGCGAATAAAACCAGACTCCAAGAATCAGATATTCCGAAACTATGGGTTCTTAGTCCAACTGCATCCCCAGCATTACTATCAAGCTTTAACGTTAATCAGAAATCGGGGTGGTTACCAGGAGTATACTTTTTAGGTGATGCTCTACGGACAGCAATTGTAGCTATTCACCAACTACCACAAACACCGGAAACCTTGTGGTTGAGAATTCTTGGCAGGGGAAGTGTGCAGTCACAGGCGATTGTGGAATTATCAGCGTTACCATTGAATCATCCATACAAGCAAGCGACGCTAGAGTTAGTTTATAACTTGCGCGAGAATTTGAGAATCAATCAAAATTTAGAATCAGATGATAGGGAGTTAATTATGCGATTAGAACCACTTTATCAGCAAGACCGTGAAAGAGCAAAACTTGAAGGGAAACAAGAAGGGAGACAAGAAGGGAAAGAAGAAGGAAAACAAGAAGGGAGACAAGAAGGACAACAGGATTTAATTATACGTCAGCTAAATCGTGGTCTTGGTGAAATTGATGCATCTTTGATTGAACGAGTTCGAGGATTATCTATTGAGCAATTGTGGGATATGGAAAGTGATGTTGTGTCAGTTACTGGTGTGGTTGTACTTATATTATTACTGACTGACACCAACTCACTTTGA